A single genomic interval of Syntrophobotulus glycolicus DSM 8271 harbors:
- the dgt gene encoding dGTP triphosphohydrolase: protein MAAKRDDTYRLRPTEKTCDVMLRPHYRVDYARVIHAPAFRRLQNKTQLFPGGESDFFRNRLTHSLEVAQIAKSIAIMLKGKHLDTDIEPDVCEIAGLLHDIGHPPFGHNGEAALDECMREKSGGFEGNAQTLRIITRLEKKEPPLSRAGKDDKDSRVGLNLTARVIASVLKYDTEIPLQRNSTDSVVKGYYQSEADVIKKIKSKLLGLPNSRIAGALKGTAFKTIECGIMDLADDIAYSTYDIEDAFKAGFLNPYEIMSANERVMENISAKLLRSGIRLTAKECRELIIGFFAEVWKSSVADIKAAKKSSSDVDIVKALLEAYKLSKVVASDGYFRTAFTSNMIQFFIDGLEFIPNKSFPILSQIRFKDDVGKIVEILKHTTYETQIESARLKVAENRGKDIVMGIFNKLNTDSGHRLLPEDFQDFFEQQTTLERKSRVVCDFVAGMTDRYAMEFYGRLHSESPRSIFVPL from the coding sequence ATGGCGGCAAAGAGGGATGACACTTACCGGCTGAGGCCAACGGAAAAAACATGTGATGTAATGCTGCGTCCTCATTATCGGGTTGATTATGCGCGGGTGATTCATGCACCCGCTTTTCGTCGCCTGCAAAACAAAACCCAGCTTTTCCCCGGAGGCGAAAGTGACTTTTTTCGCAACCGGCTGACGCATTCCCTTGAGGTGGCGCAAATTGCCAAATCTATCGCAATAATGCTGAAGGGAAAACATCTGGACACCGATATCGAGCCGGATGTCTGTGAGATCGCCGGCCTGCTGCATGATATAGGACACCCCCCGTTCGGCCATAACGGTGAGGCGGCATTGGATGAATGTATGAGGGAAAAATCCGGCGGTTTTGAAGGAAACGCCCAGACCTTGAGAATCATCACCCGTCTGGAGAAAAAGGAACCGCCTCTTTCTAGAGCGGGTAAAGATGATAAAGACAGCCGGGTCGGATTAAACCTGACGGCAAGAGTGATTGCTTCAGTTTTAAAATATGACACAGAAATACCACTGCAAAGAAATTCGACAGATTCCGTGGTAAAAGGATATTATCAGTCGGAAGCTGATGTGATAAAAAAAATAAAAAGTAAATTGCTCGGTCTGCCCAACAGCAGAATTGCGGGCGCGCTAAAGGGAACGGCGTTTAAAACGATCGAGTGCGGCATTATGGATCTGGCTGACGACATCGCTTACTCGACATACGATATTGAGGATGCCTTTAAAGCGGGCTTTCTTAACCCCTACGAAATCATGTCGGCCAATGAACGTGTCATGGAAAATATTTCCGCCAAGCTTTTAAGATCCGGTATTCGTCTGACCGCGAAAGAGTGCCGGGAGCTGATTATCGGCTTCTTTGCCGAGGTGTGGAAAAGCAGTGTCGCCGATATTAAAGCGGCCAAGAAGAGCTCTTCCGATGTCGATATCGTCAAAGCGCTGCTGGAAGCCTACAAGTTATCGAAGGTAGTCGCATCGGACGGATATTTCCGGACCGCCTTTACCTCCAACATGATCCAGTTTTTTATTGACGGTCTCGAATTTATTCCCAATAAAAGCTTTCCGATACTGTCACAAATCCGCTTTAAAGACGATGTCGGCAAAATCGTTGAGATCCTTAAGCACACGACATATGAGACACAAATTGAGAGCGCCCGGCTCAAGGTCGCCGAGAATCGCGGGAAAGATATTGTGATGGGCATCTTTAACAAACTGAATACCGACAGCGGGCATCGCCTGCTGCCGGAGGACTTTCAGGATTTTTTTGAGCAGCAAACGACCCTTGAACGAAAGAGCCGTGTTGTCTGTGATTTTGTCGCGGGAATGACGGATAGATATGCCATGGAGTTTTACGGGAGACTTCATTCGGAAAGTCCCCGCTCGATATTTGTACCGTTATAA
- a CDS encoding MDR family MFS transporter, with the protein MDKRKRKITLAVMLAMFLGAVEGTVVITAVPTITRDLEGFDLISWVFSIYLLTSAISTPVYGKLSDLYGRKNTLSWGILIFLIGSSLCGMAQSMYQLIGFRALQGMGAGAIFTVGYTIVGDVFQLSERARIQGWLSSVWGVASLIGPFLGGFIIDSLSWHWIFLINIPFGLLAIMLLQANLGENLERKKHKIDYAGALVLSAAIIALLLSPYMVGLLGAGLVLLIVFYLIEKKAAEPVFPFEIFTRTNILANSICFMTAAVLIGVEVYLAIYIQNVLGFGATVSGLTLAPMSVAWILSSFLLSRAIPQFGERAVTGIAALVLLLSCGLLLTLGEGSLLVWVMLFVFIMGFGFGGIFTTLTIVVQASVDFTKRGAATAANSLLRTIGQTIGISIFGSLFNLGIVRYFVSRGISGVDPGSLYSRQGINTAFSPEQIHSSINGALHWVFIVLLTLSLACTLLSLTLPSGLKKTEEA; encoded by the coding sequence ATGGATAAAAGAAAAAGAAAGATCACCCTCGCGGTGATGCTGGCAATGTTTCTGGGAGCGGTGGAAGGGACTGTCGTCATTACGGCGGTGCCGACAATTACCAGGGATCTGGAGGGCTTTGATCTGATCAGCTGGGTGTTTTCCATCTACCTGCTGACCTCGGCGATTTCGACGCCGGTTTACGGAAAGCTGTCCGATTTATACGGGAGAAAAAATACGCTTTCCTGGGGAATCCTGATTTTCCTGATCGGGAGCTCACTGTGCGGAATGGCCCAAAGCATGTACCAGCTCATCGGCTTCCGGGCCTTGCAGGGTATGGGGGCCGGAGCCATATTTACGGTGGGCTATACAATCGTCGGGGATGTTTTTCAGTTGTCCGAAAGGGCCAGGATCCAGGGCTGGCTTAGCTCAGTATGGGGGGTTGCCAGTCTGATAGGCCCTTTCCTGGGCGGCTTTATCATTGATTCTCTTTCCTGGCATTGGATTTTCTTGATCAACATCCCCTTTGGCCTATTGGCCATAATGCTTCTTCAGGCCAACCTCGGGGAAAACCTGGAAAGGAAGAAGCATAAGATTGATTACGCGGGGGCCCTGGTCCTGTCCGCGGCGATCATTGCCCTGCTGCTGTCACCGTACATGGTGGGCTTACTGGGGGCCGGTCTTGTTTTGCTGATTGTTTTTTATTTGATTGAAAAGAAAGCGGCGGAGCCTGTTTTCCCGTTTGAAATATTCACCAGAACCAATATCCTGGCCAATAGCATCTGTTTTATGACCGCTGCTGTTTTAATCGGGGTGGAAGTGTACCTTGCCATATACATCCAAAATGTTTTAGGCTTCGGGGCCACCGTATCCGGTCTGACCCTGGCCCCGATGTCGGTAGCCTGGATCTTGTCTTCGTTTCTTTTGTCCAGGGCCATTCCCCAATTCGGGGAACGGGCGGTTACGGGAATAGCTGCTCTGGTCCTGCTCCTCAGCTGTGGGCTTTTACTGACCTTGGGAGAGGGGTCTTTGCTGGTGTGGGTGATGCTTTTTGTGTTTATCATGGGCTTTGGCTTTGGCGGTATTTTCACTACCCTGACCATCGTGGTCCAGGCTTCTGTGGATTTTACGAAAAGGGGCGCGGCCACCGCGGCCAACTCCCTTTTGCGTACCATCGGCCAAACCATCGGCATCAGCATTTTCGGCAGCTTGTTCAACCTGGGTATTGTCCGCTACTTTGTTAGCCGGGGCATCTCAGGCGTGGACCCCGGCAGCCTGTACTCCCGCCAGGGGATAAATACGGCCTTCTCTCCCGAGCAGATACACTCCTCTATAAACGGCGCCCTTCACTGGGTATTTATTGTTCTGCTCACGCTTTCTTTAGCGTGCACACTTCTTTCCCTCACTCTTCCCAGCGGATTAAAGAAAACTGAGGAAGCTTAA
- a CDS encoding toll/interleukin-1 receptor domain-containing protein: MSKIFLSFTTSDAGVVSFYEQALIAAGHEVFRFDHGGLRAGDPSDQIIARRIREYDYIFVFLSEAYISKPYTIKELNQTVYEENELGKIKMIMIRIDLKDSHFPRILNRGPFAMKNRFYFNAAEGEADAKKLEELLMQIDKPGTLLEKSQCYCLRIPKDGLKIFHFGEKYNEWELNIPDLLFFEGIGIYFLFNIDQKGLEFKNYIQFTETEYDVNNVTKILRDENLKVDGSNVELIPHGGHIRNVFFLDQTYAQRKNGKFTNNVW; encoded by the coding sequence ATGTCCAAAATATTTTTATCTTTTACCACGTCCGATGCCGGTGTTGTGTCCTTTTATGAACAGGCGCTCATCGCAGCGGGTCATGAAGTTTTTCGGTTCGATCATGGAGGCTTGCGGGCCGGGGATCCCTCCGACCAGATTATTGCCCGGAGGATCAGAGAGTATGACTATATTTTTGTTTTCTTATCTGAGGCATACATCAGCAAGCCCTATACGATTAAAGAGTTGAATCAGACCGTTTACGAAGAAAATGAACTCGGCAAAATAAAAATGATCATGATCAGGATTGATCTTAAGGACAGTCATTTTCCGCGTATTCTTAACCGCGGACCTTTTGCGATGAAAAATCGTTTCTATTTCAATGCCGCCGAGGGAGAAGCGGATGCAAAGAAACTTGAAGAATTGTTGATGCAAATTGACAAACCGGGTACCCTTCTGGAAAAGTCGCAGTGTTATTGTTTGAGAATTCCTAAGGACGGCTTGAAAATCTTTCATTTCGGGGAAAAATACAACGAATGGGAGCTCAACATCCCCGATTTACTGTTCTTTGAAGGGATAGGCATTTATTTTCTTTTTAATATCGACCAAAAAGGCCTGGAATTTAAAAACTATATCCAATTCACAGAAACTGAATATGATGTGAACAATGTAACGAAAATCTTAAGGGATGAAAATCTTAAAGTTGATGGCTCCAACGTAGAACTGATCCCGCACGGCGGTCATATAAGAAATGTTTTTTTCCTTGATCAGACCTATGCGCAAAGGAAAAACGGGAAATTCACGAACAATGTATGGTAG
- a CDS encoding DNA polymerase Y family protein: MGKQRIMHIDANSAYLSWEAVRRLQSGDPLDLRTVPAVVGGDQESRHGIVLAKSIPAKAYNIRTGETLYSARSKCPELIVAPPDYRLYLQCSKALGDLLREYSPVVEQYSIDEYFLDYSESQKIFGDPLQAADRMKDRIREEFGFTVNIGVSVNKLLAKMGSELQKPDKVHSLFPEEIPGKMWPLPVEELFFVGRATAKKLRDRGISTIGELAKADSGWLQRLLKSHGLLIWNYANGRDGSPVRRNRHPVIKSIGNSTTTAFDIEDRQTAHLVLLSLAETVAARLRASGYLAGLAAVSFRTDEFFGYGRQRKIDQLTAETNQIHQAACRIFDELWRGEPVRQIGLSAGRLQPSEAGQPALFEEENPRKVDRVVDAIREKFGAGAIGRASFLYSGVGSMIGGTGDISEYPMMSGQL, from the coding sequence ATGGGAAAACAGAGGATCATGCATATTGATGCCAATTCAGCTTACCTGTCCTGGGAGGCGGTCAGACGGTTGCAATCCGGTGATCCGCTGGATCTCAGAACCGTCCCGGCTGTAGTCGGCGGGGATCAAGAGTCCCGGCACGGCATTGTCCTGGCAAAATCGATTCCGGCCAAGGCCTATAATATCCGGACCGGAGAGACACTCTATTCCGCCAGGTCCAAATGCCCGGAACTGATTGTCGCGCCGCCGGATTATCGCCTTTATCTGCAGTGCAGCAAAGCTCTGGGGGACCTGCTCCGGGAATATTCGCCTGTGGTGGAGCAGTATTCCATAGATGAATACTTCCTGGACTATTCGGAGTCCCAAAAGATTTTCGGAGATCCGCTGCAGGCAGCGGACAGGATGAAAGACCGCATTCGGGAAGAATTCGGCTTTACGGTGAATATCGGCGTATCCGTAAACAAGCTTTTGGCCAAGATGGGTTCCGAGCTTCAAAAACCGGATAAAGTGCATTCGCTCTTCCCGGAAGAGATTCCGGGAAAAATGTGGCCGCTGCCGGTGGAAGAATTGTTTTTCGTAGGCCGGGCGACAGCGAAGAAACTGCGGGACCGCGGGATATCTACCATCGGGGAATTGGCCAAGGCAGACTCCGGCTGGCTGCAGCGCTTGTTGAAATCCCACGGACTGCTCATCTGGAATTATGCCAACGGGAGAGATGGATCCCCGGTGCGAAGGAACCGGCATCCGGTCATCAAGAGTATAGGCAACTCCACAACGACAGCCTTTGATATAGAAGACCGGCAGACAGCGCACCTGGTCTTGTTATCTCTCGCGGAAACGGTTGCCGCCAGGCTTCGGGCTTCCGGATATCTGGCCGGGCTGGCAGCGGTCTCTTTCCGGACGGATGAATTTTTCGGTTATGGACGGCAGCGGAAAATCGATCAGCTCACTGCTGAAACAAATCAAATCCATCAAGCCGCCTGTAGGATCTTCGACGAGCTGTGGCGGGGAGAACCCGTCCGGCAGATCGGGTTGAGCGCCGGCCGGCTTCAGCCAAGTGAGGCTGGGCAGCCGGCTCTGTTTGAAGAGGAAAATCCGCGGAAGGTCGACCGGGTTGTGGACGCTATCCGGGAAAAATTCGGGGCCGGTGCAATCGGCCGGGCATCGTTTTTATACAGCGGTGTTGGATCAATGATCGGCGGAACAGGGGACATTTCCGAATATCCGATGATGTCCGGCCAGCTGTAG
- a CDS encoding nitroreductase family protein, translating into MKEIFNRRSIRKFKDQAVEPEKIDKLLRAAMQAPSAANQQPWEFIVVQNKEKLGQIAQVSPYAKPAAASAVTFVLLARDNELRVPTGWEQDMGAAAENMLLEAVHLGLGGVWLGIATSDEAAENVRRLFSLPDHIRPFALISIGYPDGQKNEFVDRYQAERVHDENWQ; encoded by the coding sequence ATGAAAGAAATTTTTAATCGCAGGAGTATCCGGAAGTTTAAAGATCAGGCAGTGGAGCCTGAAAAAATTGATAAGCTGCTTCGCGCCGCGATGCAGGCGCCTTCAGCAGCTAATCAGCAGCCTTGGGAGTTCATCGTGGTACAGAATAAGGAAAAACTGGGGCAAATCGCTCAAGTCTCCCCTTATGCAAAACCTGCTGCGGCATCCGCGGTAACGTTTGTGCTGCTTGCCAGGGACAATGAACTGAGAGTGCCGACAGGATGGGAACAGGACATGGGCGCAGCGGCGGAGAACATGCTGCTGGAAGCTGTTCATTTGGGGCTCGGCGGTGTGTGGCTTGGCATTGCCACTTCTGACGAAGCGGCAGAAAATGTGCGGCGCTTGTTTTCGCTTCCCGATCACATCAGGCCGTTTGCCTTGATTTCTATAGGTTATCCCGACGGACAGAAAAATGAGTTCGTCGACCGGTATCAGGCAGAGCGGGTACATGACGAAAACTGGCAATAA
- a CDS encoding nitroreductase family protein yields MINSDLTKGETAKMGIDFPVENTVRRRRSVRTYDERGLSKSEKGQIDAYITGLSNPFSVDVSFRLLETSTAVNGEKLGTYGVIKGARDFIGASVADGELALEALGYSFERLVLYATFLGLGTCWLGGTFNRSGFAAAMGLSEGELFPCISPVGHPKGKKRAMESFIRWMGQADQRKEWHELFFRQGFSQPLTQAEAGEFAYPLEMVRLAPSAVNKQPWRIVQDHGAYHFYAARTLKSDKVKIDLQRVDLGIAACHFHMAALEKGLPGKFQKLVKPEIQSPEQMQYIFSWIVR; encoded by the coding sequence ATGATAAACTCTGACCTGACAAAAGGAGAAACAGCAAAAATGGGCATTGACTTTCCTGTTGAAAACACAGTCAGAAGGCGCCGCAGTGTCAGGACCTATGATGAGCGCGGTCTCTCCAAAAGCGAGAAAGGACAAATCGACGCGTATATTACCGGTTTGTCCAATCCGTTTTCTGTAGATGTCTCTTTTCGCCTCCTGGAAACGTCCACTGCAGTCAACGGAGAAAAACTGGGCACCTATGGAGTGATCAAAGGCGCCAGGGATTTTATCGGCGCATCGGTGGCGGACGGTGAATTGGCTCTGGAAGCGTTGGGCTATTCCTTTGAGCGGCTGGTTCTGTATGCGACATTCCTCGGGCTCGGTACCTGCTGGCTCGGCGGAACCTTTAATCGCAGCGGTTTCGCGGCAGCTATGGGTCTCAGCGAGGGGGAACTTTTCCCCTGCATTTCTCCGGTCGGACATCCCAAAGGTAAAAAGAGAGCGATGGAATCCTTCATCAGATGGATGGGACAGGCAGATCAGAGAAAAGAATGGCACGAACTGTTTTTCAGGCAGGGGTTCTCACAGCCTTTGACACAGGCCGAGGCCGGGGAATTCGCTTACCCGCTTGAAATGGTGCGGTTAGCCCCTTCCGCCGTCAACAAGCAGCCCTGGCGAATTGTACAAGATCACGGCGCCTATCATTTTTATGCGGCAAGAACGCTGAAAAGCGATAAGGTGAAGATTGATCTGCAAAGGGTTGATTTAGGCATTGCAGCATGCCATTTCCATATGGCAGCCTTGGAAAAGGGCTTGCCGGGGAAGTTCCAAAAGCTTGTAAAGCCAGAGATACAAAGTCCGGAGCAGATGCAGTACATTTTTTCCTGGATTGTGCGTTAA
- a CDS encoding O-acetylhomoserine aminocarboxypropyltransferase/cysteine synthase family protein, translated as MSYGFDTLKVQAGYRPEQHNYAVSVPIYQTAAFALGDSYRADRLFSFMESDPIYTRLSNPTADVLEQRLCALHGAGGGIALASGMAAVSYTLLNAAGKGGRILTTARLYGGTVDCFGHLFPDLGVEIDLVENPDDPGEFQRKLTAETRAIFVESLTNPFAAIPNLQALADIAHEHGILLIVDNTLATPYLCNPFEHGADVVVYSATKGLSGHGNVIAGVVLESGKFDYGNGHYPHFAQPLWFLRDGDDQEQSILRVFPDIPFTGRLRAIHLNYLGAALSPFDAYLVLLGLETLSERVQKQVANTRAVLAYLENNRHVAWVRYPYAQGSPYRELADRYFPKGAGAVLSFGFKGTEEQKRQFLAATKIFGYQANIGDARSLIINPAQTTHVELTPAQRELVGLSLDTIRLSLGLENASDLIGDLEQAFQTVFGG; from the coding sequence ATGAGCTATGGTTTTGATACCTTGAAGGTTCAGGCGGGCTACCGCCCTGAACAGCATAATTACGCCGTTTCCGTACCGATTTATCAGACAGCCGCTTTTGCCCTGGGAGACAGCTATCGTGCCGACCGCTTATTCTCCTTTATGGAGAGTGATCCGATCTACACCAGGCTTTCCAATCCGACCGCCGATGTTTTGGAACAGCGCCTTTGCGCCCTGCACGGGGCGGGCGGAGGGATTGCCCTGGCTTCCGGGATGGCGGCGGTTTCTTACACCTTGCTGAACGCGGCGGGCAAAGGCGGCCGGATCTTAACGACCGCCAGGCTCTACGGCGGCACGGTGGATTGCTTTGGACATTTGTTTCCCGATCTGGGAGTGGAGATTGATCTGGTGGAAAACCCCGATGACCCCGGGGAGTTCCAAAGGAAGCTGACGGCGGAGACCAGAGCGATTTTTGTGGAAAGCCTGACCAATCCTTTTGCCGCCATCCCCAACCTGCAAGCACTCGCCGATATCGCTCACGAGCACGGAATTTTGCTGATCGTGGACAACACCCTGGCCACCCCCTATTTATGCAATCCCTTTGAGCACGGGGCGGATGTGGTGGTCTACTCGGCGACAAAGGGGCTCTCCGGGCATGGGAACGTGATTGCGGGAGTGGTGCTGGAAAGCGGTAAATTCGACTATGGCAACGGACATTATCCCCATTTTGCACAACCGCTCTGGTTTTTGCGCGACGGGGACGATCAAGAGCAAAGCATCCTCCGGGTGTTTCCAGACATCCCGTTTACAGGACGCCTGCGGGCCATTCACCTCAACTATCTGGGCGCGGCCCTGAGCCCTTTTGATGCCTACCTGGTCCTGCTCGGACTGGAAACACTTTCCGAACGGGTGCAGAAGCAGGTGGCCAACACCAGGGCTGTTTTGGCCTATCTGGAAAACAACAGGCATGTGGCCTGGGTTCGTTACCCGTATGCCCAGGGGAGCCCTTACCGGGAGCTGGCCGACCGCTATTTCCCCAAAGGGGCGGGCGCTGTTTTATCCTTCGGCTTTAAGGGCACGGAAGAGCAGAAGAGGCAGTTTCTGGCGGCAACCAAGATTTTCGGCTATCAGGCCAATATCGGAGATGCCCGTTCCCTGATCATCAATCCCGCCCAGACCACCCATGTCGAGCTGACCCCGGCCCAACGGGAGCTTGTGGGGTTAAGCCTTGACACCATCCGGCTGTCCCTGGGCCTGGAAAACGCCTCAGACCTGATCGGGGATCTGGAGCAGGCTTTCCAGACGGTGTTCGGAGGATAA
- a CDS encoding GNAT family N-acetyltransferase translates to MNKRKNGFAVRWAEAEDAGVIWELIHRLAALEKMEDQVTATVEDIRISLFEKKQAEVIIGEAAGEPAAFALFFHHYSTFLGHANLYLEDLFVREEYRGRGLGRALLSRLAEIALERGCGRLDWLCLDWNAPAISFYQRLGARVLDDRRVWRISGDRLTALAGSKSV, encoded by the coding sequence ATGAATAAACGCAAAAATGGATTTGCCGTGCGCTGGGCCGAGGCCGAGGACGCCGGAGTGATTTGGGAATTGATTCACCGGCTGGCGGCTTTGGAAAAAATGGAGGACCAGGTTACGGCAACTGTTGAAGATATCCGTATTTCTCTTTTTGAAAAAAAGCAGGCGGAGGTCATCATCGGCGAGGCAGCAGGGGAACCCGCCGCTTTCGCCTTGTTTTTCCATCATTATTCCACATTTCTGGGCCACGCCAATTTATATTTGGAAGACTTGTTTGTGAGAGAAGAATACCGCGGCCGGGGTCTGGGGCGGGCCCTGCTGAGCCGCCTGGCCGAGATCGCCCTGGAGCGCGGTTGCGGCCGCCTCGACTGGCTTTGTCTGGACTGGAACGCTCCGGCCATTTCCTTTTATCAGAGGCTGGGGGCCCGGGTCCTTGACGACCGGCGGGTTTGGCGGATCAGCGGCGACCGGCTGACCGCCCTGGCCGGATCAAAATCAGTATAA
- a CDS encoding nitrogenase component 1: protein MSEINLQIPAVPIRETRLGSITGFQGSAAELVKSSRCGLRDRDRSFSQCLGCSTSQAACMVILVQDSAVISHGPVGCSSCFHEFAFTYRVNSPLRGVDRPGQRKIFSTNLQETDTVFGGNQKLADGIREVYERTRPHVIFVLNTCAAGIIGDDVESVCDEAEEELGIPVVAIYCEGFRSKVWTTGFDASYHGIARKLIKPAREKRSDVINVINFWGSDVFGEWFAAFGARPNYITPYSTVESLARSSEAAATVQACPTLGSYLGAALEQEFAVPEVKAAPPYGIAQTDRWFRELGKVLHKEREAEELIKAKKAEFLPQIEALRSRLAGKTAYVTGGAAHGHALLSVLGELGVQAKGASIFHHDPLYDNGSEESDLLAQRVRDYGDVPNFNVCNKQEFELVNTLSRLRPDVLLARHGGMTLWGAKLGIPSLLIGDEHYSMGYEGIVRYGERILETLENDEFVQNLARHAINPYTKWWLSQDPYTFLTGGEER, encoded by the coding sequence ATGAGCGAAATTAATTTACAAATTCCGGCAGTACCGATCAGGGAGACACGCCTGGGTTCGATTACGGGCTTTCAGGGCAGTGCGGCGGAACTGGTCAAGTCCTCGCGCTGCGGCTTGAGGGACAGAGACCGGTCCTTTTCCCAGTGCCTGGGCTGCTCCACTTCCCAGGCCGCCTGCATGGTGATTCTGGTGCAGGACTCGGCAGTCATCAGTCACGGGCCGGTGGGCTGCTCTTCCTGCTTTCATGAGTTTGCCTTTACCTACCGGGTCAATTCCCCCCTGCGCGGGGTGGACCGGCCCGGACAGCGCAAGATTTTTTCCACCAATCTGCAGGAAACCGATACGGTGTTCGGCGGCAATCAGAAGCTGGCGGACGGCATCCGGGAGGTATACGAGCGCACCCGCCCCCATGTAATCTTTGTGCTGAACACTTGCGCCGCCGGCATCATCGGGGACGATGTGGAGAGCGTGTGCGACGAAGCGGAGGAAGAGCTGGGGATTCCGGTGGTGGCCATCTACTGTGAAGGGTTCCGTTCCAAGGTCTGGACAACGGGATTTGACGCCAGTTATCACGGGATTGCCCGCAAGCTGATCAAACCGGCCCGGGAAAAACGCAGCGATGTCATCAATGTGATCAATTTCTGGGGATCGGATGTCTTCGGGGAGTGGTTCGCCGCTTTCGGCGCAAGACCGAATTATATCACCCCTTATTCTACGGTGGAAAGCCTGGCCCGCTCCTCGGAAGCCGCGGCCACCGTGCAGGCCTGCCCTACTCTTGGCTCCTATCTGGGTGCGGCCCTGGAACAGGAATTCGCCGTCCCGGAAGTGAAGGCGGCCCCCCCTTACGGGATCGCCCAGACCGACCGCTGGTTCAGGGAGCTGGGCAAGGTCCTGCATAAAGAGCGGGAAGCGGAGGAATTGATCAAAGCGAAAAAAGCGGAGTTCCTGCCCCAAATTGAGGCCCTCCGCAGCCGCCTGGCAGGAAAAACCGCTTATGTCACAGGCGGGGCGGCGCACGGGCACGCCCTCCTTTCCGTGCTCGGGGAGCTGGGAGTGCAAGCGAAGGGCGCTTCCATCTTCCATCACGACCCCCTTTATGATAACGGCAGTGAGGAAAGCGATCTTTTGGCGCAGCGCGTCCGGGATTATGGTGATGTGCCCAATTTCAATGTCTGCAACAAGCAGGAGTTCGAGCTGGTCAACACCCTCAGCCGCCTGCGTCCGGATGTCCTGCTGGCGCGGCACGGCGGCATGACCTTATGGGGCGCCAAGCTGGGAATTCCCTCCCTCCTGATCGGCGACGAGCACTACAGCATGGGCTATGAGGGGATCGTGCGTTACGGTGAGCGAATCCTGGAAACCCTGGAGAATGACGAGTTTGTGCAAAACCTCGCCAGGCATGCCATCAATCCCTATACCAAGTGGTGGCTGAGTCAGGACCCGTATACCTTTTTGACAGGCGGTGAGGAGAGATGA